Proteins found in one Siniperca chuatsi isolate FFG_IHB_CAS linkage group LG22, ASM2008510v1, whole genome shotgun sequence genomic segment:
- the corin gene encoding atrial natriuretic peptide-converting enzyme, protein MLSARLDTCPRVTFSGAGTATTLARGPEAGMGGEACPHKLRSTNHLRLLLYILIPTVSLLAGLLLLVLALTGIFGSSLLDSSPLPSPESIADNEPGYYGNSTNPPSFFETENVTDSLQNHSDDDITYGHNHSVSTPAATTSIHPASSSHAPPTQPYTKPPDWLTSVTSLSTAWPFSTTPAPDSGSCQLIVEPQCHMLPYNQTWLSSSIAVVKSSEVDMLLRFFSYLSRLSCYRHIMLFGCSLAMPECIAADGTHDRQVVLPCASFCEAAREGCEPVLQMFNASWPDFLRCSQFSNITSALSLPPPSSSSSSSSPLLPSSSSSPSLPSSSPMATAGPTLSACYTPRQIKGKPSVCGGQDHFLCATGICITQKLVCNGYNDCDDWSDETHCVCTDGKFRCNTGRCLSPALVCDGYDDCGDLSDELNCVCDLAREHRCGDGRCVSRDWLCDGDHDCLDKSDELNCSCKSQGLLECRNGQCIPSAFRCDGEDDCKDGSDEEHCSREQTQGVCVPGQPSCISTSCPSVCVGGNTACDPRNNNNCTRCEPISLELCMNLPYNLTSYPNYLGHLSQRESSVSWESSLFPALVQTGCYQYLMFYACTLLVPKCDPISLQRVPPCRSLCRNAKGKCESVLGIVGLQWPEDSDCSQFPEEGGNTTCLLPEDGVDECSPSHFKCRSGRCVLATKRCDGHLDCDDHSDEDNCGCSERALWECPGSKMCIKASMICDGFPDCPLLVDEANCTVCRDNELSCNNHECVHRTLWCDGKKHCSDSSDEWNCVSLSDRSGSVLTVFRTAAEYQVCADEWNHDLSKLTCNQLGLGVPSSVSMVPDQPGVPGRRRWLHVHPEWNLRHGSALQARLEKRSHACHSRRRVSVLCTREECGLRLAAGVYPHRKKRILGGRVSRRGAWPWQCSLQSGQSGHVCGCVLIARRWALTVAHCFEGRESAELWKVVLGLNNLDHPGVHSQSRGVRSIIVHPRYNRAVVDYDISVVQLESEIEETEFVRPVCLPELGQLPSPDSYCYITGWGHMGNRMPFKLQEGEVRIISLSQCQSYFDMKTITPRMLCAGYEAGTVDSCMGDSGGPLVCEEDGGHWTLFGLTSWGSVCFSKVLGPGVYSNVTHFTPWIQQQIYIHTYLSD, encoded by the exons GTATATTTGGCAGCAGCCTCTTGGACTCCagccccctcccctcccccgaGTCCATCGCAGACAACGAACCTGGTTACTATGGCAACAGCACAAACCCCCCATCCTTCTTTGAGACGGAAAACGTCACAGATTCGCTACAAAACCACAGTGACGATGACATCACATATGGCCATAACCACAGTGTGAGCACACCGGCTGCTACCACCAGCATACATccagcctcctcctctcatgCACCGCCCACCCAGCCCTACACAAAGCCCCCTGATTGGCTGAcctctgtgacatcactgagcACAGCCTGGCCGTTCAGCACCACCCCAGCGCCTGACTCAG gtAGCTGTCAGCTGATCGTGGAGCCTCAGTGTCACATGTTGCCCTACAACCAAACATGGCTGTCCTCCTCCATCGCCGTGGTGAAGAGCTCAGAGGTCGACATGTTGCTTAG GTTCTTCAGCTACCTCAGCAGACTGTCCTGCTACAGACACATCATGCTCTTCGGCTGCTCGCTGGCGATGCCTGAATGTATTGCCGCCGACGGCACGCACGACAG gcaggTCGTGCTGCCCTGCGCGTCGTTCTGCGAGGCGGCGAGGGAAGGCTGCGAGCCCGTCCTCCAGATGTTCAACGCCTCCTGGCCCGATTTCCTGCGTTGCTCGCAATTCAGCAACATCACCTCTGCTTTGTCACtgccaccaccatcatcatcatcatcatcatcatcaccattattgccatcatcatcatcgtcgcCATCAttgccatcatcatcacccaTGGCAACAGCAGGCCCCACCCTTTCTGCCTGCTATACACCGAGACAGATCAAAGGGAAACCCT CTGTGTGCGGCGGGCAGGACCACTTCCTGTGCGCAACAGGGATTTGCATCACTCAGAAACTGGTGTGTAACGGGTACAACGACTGTGACGACTGGAGCGACGAAACACACTGCg TGTGTACAGATGGAAAGTTTCGGTGCAACACTGGTCGGTGTCTCTCGCCCGCTCTGGTGTGTGACGGTTATGACGACTGTGGAGACCTGAGCGACGAACTCAACTGTG TGTGTGATCTGGCTCGTGAACATCGTTGCGGTGACGGTCGCTGTGTGTCCAGAGACTGGCTGTGTGACGGAGACCACGACTGTCTGGACAAGAGCGACGAGCTCAACTGCT cctgtAAGAGTCAGGGTCTGTTGGAGTGCAGGAACGGTCAGTGTATTCCTTCTGCGTTTCGTTGTGACGGAGAGGACGACTGTAAAGACGGCAGTGATGAAGAGCactgcagcagagagcaga CTCAGGGTGTTTGTGTTCCCGGTCAGCCTAGCTGTATCTCCACTTCCTGTCcgtcagtgtgtgtggggggcaaCACTGCCTGCGACCCccgaaacaacaacaactgca ctCGCTGTGAGCCCATCAGCCTGGAGCTGTGTATGAACCTGCCCTACAACCTGACCAGCTACCCCAACTACCTGGGTCACCTGTCCCAGAGAGAGAGCTCCGTGTCCTGGGAGTCCTCTCTGTTCCCTGCTCTGGTCCAGACCGGCTGCTACCAGTACCTCATGTTCTACGCCTGCACACTGCTGGTACCAAAGTGTGACCCCATCAGCCTGCAGAGGGTCCCACCCTGCAG GTCGTTGTGTCGTAATGCGAAGGGGAAGTGTGAGTCGGTGCTCGGCATTGTGGGATTACAGTGGCCTGAGGACTCAGACTGTAGTCAGTTtccagaggagggaggaaacacAACCTGCCTGCTGCCAGAGGATGGAGTCGACG AGTGCTCCCCCAGCCACTTCAAGTGTCGGTCAGGTCGCTGCGTCCTGGCAACCAAACGCTGTGACGGACACCTGGACTGTGACGACCACAGCGACGAAGACAACTGTG GCTGTTCTGAGCGCGCTCTGTGGGAGTGTCCTGGCAGTAAGATGTGTATTAAAGCCAGTATGATCTGTGATGGATTCCCAGACTGCCCCCTGCTGGTGGACGAGGCCAACTGCA CGGTGTGCAGGGATAACGAGCTCTCCTGTAACAACCATGAGTGTGTTCATCGGACTCTGTGGTGTGATGGAAAGAAACACTGTTCGGACAGCTCTGATGAATGGAACTGTg TGTCTCTGTCCGATCGATCAGGTTCTGTATTGACGGTGTTCAGGACGGCAGCAGAGTATCAGGTCTGTGCAGATGAGTGGAACCACGATCTGAGCAAACTGACCTGCAACCAGCTGGGACTAGG aGTTCCCTCCTCTGTTTCCATGGTACCCGACCAGCCTGGAGTCCCGGGCCGTCGCCGTTGGTTACACGTCCATCCTGAGTGGAACCTGAGGCACGGATCTGCTCTGCAGGCCCGACTGGAGAAGAGAAG TCATGCATGTCATTCCAGGAGGAGGGTATCAGTGCTGTGTACCAGAGAAG agtgTGGTCTGCGCCTGGCGGCGGGCGTCTACCCCCACAGGAAGAAGAGGATTCTGGGAGGGAGGGTGTCCCGGCGGGGGGCGTGGCCGTGGCAGTGCTCGCTGCAGAGCGGTCAGAGCGGTCACGTCTGTGGCTGCGTCCTCATCGCCCGGAGATGGGCTCTGACCGTTGCACACTGCTTCGAGGG GAGAGAGAGTGCAGAGCTGTGGAAGGTGGTGTTGGGTCTGAATAACCTGGACCATCCAGGTGTGCACAGTCAGAGTCGCGGGGTGCGCTCCATCATCGTACACCCGCGCTACAACCGGGCGGTGGTCGACTACGACATCAGTGTGGTGCAGCTGGAGTCTGAG atcGAGGAGACGGAGTTTGTCAGACCGGTGTGTCTGCCTGAGCTCGGCCAGCTTCCTTCACCTGACTCTTACTGTTACATCACAGGCTGGGGTCACATGGGCAACAGGA tgcCTTTTAAGCTGCAGGAAGGGGAGGTTCGGATCATCTCGCTGTCTCAGTGTCAGTCTTACTTCgacatgaagaccatcactccGAGGATGCTTTGTGCCGGATACGAGGCTGGAACCGTCGACTCCTGCATG ggcgACAGCGGCGGCCCATTGGTGTGTGAGGAGGATGGCGGTCACTGGACATTGTTTGGCCTGACGTCGTGGGGCAGCGTGTGTTTCAGTAAAGTGCTCGGACCCGGAGTGTACAGCAACGTGACGCACTTCACCCCCTGGATCCAACAGCAGATCTACATCCACACATACCTGAGCgactga